The sequence GATCGCTGAACTCGCGGGTGAGCTCAATCTATGGGTCGTACTGGGCGGCAACCACCGCCTGACTGGCTCCCATCGCCCGCACAACAGCCTGTATGTGATCTCCAACCGGGGAGAGATCGTTGATCGTTACGACAAGCGGTACCTCTCCCACGCCGAGGTGACCGATTTCTATTCGCCCGGCTTCGAGCCGGTGGTCATCGATGTGCCCGGCTTCCGTTTCGGCTTGGCGCTCTGTATCGAGATCAATTTTGCGGAGGTGTTCCTCGACTACCTGCATCGTGACGTGGACTGCGTGCTGCTTTCCTCCTTCTCCCAGGACCCGGTGTTCGGCGTGATCGCCCAGGGTTACGCCGCAGGCAACTGTCAGTGGATCAGCGTTTCGGTGCCCGCCCAGTGCAGCCTGGCCATGCCAAGCGGAGTCGTGGGCCCGGACGGCACCTGGCTAGGGCGGTGCGCCTCCGACGGTCGCAGTGGATTGGTGTGTGTCGACCTTGACCGGCATGCGCCGGAGCTGAATGTGGCTCTTAAGGCCGCCCGACCCTGGCGCGCCACCGCCCGCGCCGGGGTGATCTACGAACAGCGCCGCGTGCAGGACCCGCGCAGCAGCGATCGCACAGCGTCGTAGTTGTCCCGCGAGCCCTCGCATGGCAAGCCTTCTGTTGCCCTGGATGGCGGTTGCCTTGGGGCTCGTGCGCGCACGGGACGCGGCGTCGCTTGGCCGCGTCGAGGGCCGTCTGGGTGACGCCGACGGCGCGGGCCAGCTTTCCGGTCTAGTCGATGCCGCCGACCGC is a genomic window of Micromonospora nigra containing:
- a CDS encoding carbon-nitrogen hydrolase family protein, yielding MDAITIAVAQPMVTCEPAANGSITRVLMREAHERGARLLHFPEGALTGYAGQAKGHFAGWAIDWTPVRAQLDEIAELAGELNLWVVLGGNHRLTGSHRPHNSLYVISNRGEIVDRYDKRYLSHAEVTDFYSPGFEPVVIDVPGFRFGLALCIEINFAEVFLDYLHRDVDCVLLSSFSQDPVFGVIAQGYAAGNCQWISVSVPAQCSLAMPSGVVGPDGTWLGRCASDGRSGLVCVDLDRHAPELNVALKAARPWRATARAGVIYEQRRVQDPRSSDRTAS